The window GTAAACTCGTGGCCATCAtaacaacagagaaaatgtgCTGCTGACTGGGAAATCAGTCTTTTAGGCAACAGCAAACTATACCTGGTGAAATATTGTTGAAGGGCCGTTACGTGGCATCAATTATTCAGTGACGCATCTTGTTTTGACTTGAGATGACAGCGTCCTGTGAGAGTGTCACATAATCTCTGTGTCTCTTGAATATTTTGGTGGACAAACCGCATGTTTGGCACAAGGACAATATGGCTCCAACAGTGAGGGAACAAAAGGACGTCACCAGCTATCAGTGTCAACTGTCTCCCCTTTTTACATGCGGCTGAGCTTTTGTCAGGGCTCCTGTCTTCATATCTGTGGACGTCTGGCTTGATAATGCTCACTCTTTATGTTGAAAAGATTGTCTGTAAGGCAGTTTtcacaaaaaccaaaaatgttttgtaatgatTTCCTGATGAAATATCGAAGCCACTGAAGCGTTTGAATAATTCAttaaaggaaatattttaattagCAAGAAGGAGATGTTGAGAGAGAGCGTTATTGTTTATCGAAACCTGATTTGTGACCTGTGACCTTTTCTCTCACTCCAGGAAGTTGGCAGTTGAAAGTAGGGCCTCCTCCAGGATGGTTTGAAAAAGAAGTTTGTTCCACTGCAGTCTGTTCAAACAGTGTCCTTCTTGGTTACTTTGTCCCTCACCCTGTGAATAAAGCAATACTTTGCCAGTAAAATTGTGCCAGGAAGCCCTACCACTGGGCAGCTGGCTTAGCTTCCTCCTGTTCTCTTCTGAATCCTCTTTGAGAAACACATTGGTATTGTCACCATTTATCAAAAACACAAGGACATTCTGTCATCATTTACAATCATAATTGGCCAGAGTCACTGTGTATCTGTTTACCCAGCCTTACTGTTTAAAAACTGGCATTGAAGTTAAACCCCTTCTGGTCTTTAGCCAGAGCCACACAGTGAAATTCACCTGGAGGACAGAATCCACTCTGACACCTTCGATAAGCTGCTCTAAAAATAGAGcacaaaagaaaggaaacacaaagtTGTGACCTTCAAGACTaagatgctgctttttttttcttttctcggCTAGTGCGTGTCCACTGCAGTCAGGAGAAAATTAAATACTGTCTCTGTTTTGTATTGAGAGTAGTACAGCCTTGTTGTTGTTGCGTGTAGTCCAGATGTTGTATCTTTAAAGCTCTCCTGTTGCCTCCAAGCTCTACATCTCCAGGATACATTATTAATAATGTTATGTCTTCCATTTCTTAAGATAAATTGTTCAAAAATGTCCATTTTTGTCTGCAGTCACAGAAGTCGTGATGACGAACGGGTCTCGAAGGCGGCTTCAACACCAGCGAAGCTACCAGAGGAAGTTCCTCTGCCCAAGCCTAAGGAGTCGGCTATTGccagagaggagaaacaacTCCCACCGCTCCCAGGTTAGATATACAACACCCAGTCATTAAACCAGATTTTTGTGAATATGTTTAAGTGAAAATCAGTGATTTTAATTTGTGTCTCTATATCAACATCTGTACTTGTAAGCCAATAAAACAGCAAGTATTTCCCTGTCTGTCATTAACAGCAGAAATTAAGATGGCTTCATAATAGTAAAATGAAATCCTGTTTGAACTAGTCATTCTTGCCCTTTTCAAAAGCACAAATACCAAAAAAAGTTAGATCCAGACGCCTGCTGAGCCTGGCTGAGTTTGCCTGGAGCCAAGTGACAATAAACCGTATGAGCTGATCGAGTCTGACGTTCCTCCCCAGCCTGCAGCACTCTGCTGCCTTTCTGTTTGACCTCCCTGCTCAGGACGCCGCTGtgtgccttgtgtgtgtgtttgtgtgtgcgcgtacgtgtgtgtgcgtgtgtgcacaaGTGTCAATGTGATAATATTttgcctgtgtgtttttgtgcagttGTGTTTTTCATTAGTGCACTTGTTCTCAGTTGTATGTATGTTCTCAGTATGTAACTGCGGTATTgttcattttttacagtgttttggttattttccttttttaaaacatataccTGTTAATCATCTATCTGTTCATTGATAAcatgtcattgtgtgtgtgttttcagagccCAAGCCGGTGTATGCTCAGCCTGGACAGCCAGATGTAGACCTGCCAGTCAGTCCCTCTGATGCCCCTGTGCCAAGCGCTGCCCATGACGATAGCATCCTACGGTAAAATCAACAGTATAATAAACCATCCAATGAAATATACAAGTCTCCTGAAGAACTACAAAGCCAAAGCTACTATGTTATGAGCAACTCCCCTGAGCATTAGCTCTCAGTTCACTTAATCAGATGGGAAGGCGACTGTTAGGGGAAAGTTTTAACCTGCAGCTCACATAGCGACAGCACATCTTGAAAGTTTTTGAAATGCTCCTGTGCCCTGAATTATCTATACAAAGCAGGGGCATTTTGGCACATCACAAGGCTTAGAactcagtgctgtgaaaaatgttgcaCGTACTTGTTTGCTGGCAAGTTGAATAAGCAGCTTTGAATATGACTGAATGCACAACTGTCAGTGCTTCTGCATGAGACAAACACTCGTCTGTGGTTATTTTGGTCTATAGCTAAAACGTTGAAAAATATACGAACGTTCTTTAGGATTGTATATTTCCTTTTCTAAAGAACAATTTTACATCTTTGCTTTTGAAAGTTCACTAAAGAGTAAACAGTCtctcaacaaaagaaaaacctgGCTAGCAGCCAAGATTCACTTACTATTCATAAAGTGTAGTTTGCATCGGAGAAAAGGAAATGCCATCAAATGGTGCCATGTCAAAGAAAAGCAGCCTAACTATTGTCTTCATCCCCCATCCTCAGGCCGAGCATGAAGCTGGTGAAGTTCAAGAAGGGGGAGAGTGTGGGGCTGCGGCTGGCTGGGGGGAATGACGTGGGCATCTTCGTTGCCGGAGTGCTGGAGGATAGCCCGGCTGCTAAGGAGGGACTGGAGGAGGGTGACCAAATTCTCAGGGtagatcatttattttttacacagtCCAGTGTATGAGCTGACCGCAGTTTTAAGAATtaatgtggttgtttttttttagcttagaGTTGGTGAAAAAAATTTATTGCATAAAGTTATATATCAAAAACTGTGTGTTGCAATTGATCTTTTTTCTATTCCATTTGTTTTTACAATGGGTATCTGATAGTGTCTGTAAACAGCCATGTTTTATGGGGTATGTGTCTCAAGCTTTCCCTTTTATTCATGGTTTTACACGCTGGCTGCTCCAAAATTCCTGTACCTCCAGGCCGGTCTCTTAGCAATGGCCCCGAGggagcacacagacacaaaaaactGTGTTTCCTCTCACTGTGTTTGTCCTATTTCCTCACAGCCATATATCTCACTGTTtgtacctcctcctcctttctccaaGTATAATGAGGAATGGCTTGAGTTTTTGCAGTGCAGTAAAacctgcagtttcccaggcaCTGCTGAGAACAGGAAGAGCTATGTAAACCTAAATTTAAATAGAGATTTACACTTTCTGTTTTGCACTCAATGTACAATGAAGTCTTAACTTACACTTAAAAGTACGAGATAGCAGGGAAGTTATTCTGTAAAAAGCATGAAACAGTAATCTCTGTTTTCCCAAATTCCAGGTAAATAATGTAGATTTTGCAAATATAATCCGAGAGGAGGCGGTGCTGTTCCTCCTTGACCTTCCTAAGGGTGAAGAGGTCACAATTCTTGCCCAGAAGAAGAAAGATGGTAAGTGAAGTGAGTAAGGGAATATGACAAGACATTGATTTCGACTGGTCTCATTGGTCCAGTGGATCTGACTCTCTGCTCTGTCCTGTTCAGTGTATCGGCGGATCGTGGAGTCTGATGTTGGCGACTCCTTCTACATCCGGACCCACTTTGAGTACGAGAAGGAATCTCCGTATGGGTTAAGCTTTAACAAGGGCGAGGTGTTCCGTGTTGTGGACACCCTCTACAATGGCAAGCTGGGCTCCTGGCTGGCTATTCGCATCGGCAAGAACCACCAGGAGGTGGAGAGGGGCATCATCCCCAACAAAAACAGGTGACAACATGctcacagatgtgtgtgtgctttggcTTTAATCGTATGTCAGTTTTCTCAAAGAATGACATGCTGGATGAATGTTTTGTCACAACACTGGACAGTCATTCACCTTATTTGTATTAAACGCGTTATGATTATCATTACCATGAAATGTCCTCAGTCGCTGGCAGCGTTGAGGTGAGCAGTGCCAAGTTTATGACACATCCATTAGCTTGTGTGACATTATGAACTATCCCTCTTCCCGCTATTTGTCAACAGAGCGGAGCAGCTCTCCAGCGTGCAATACACACTCCCTAAAACAGCAGGGGGCGACAGGGCGGACTTCTGGAGGTTCCGCGGTCTTCGCAGCTCGAAGAGGAACCTgaggaaaagcagagaggaCCTTTCCTCCCAGCCAGTTCAGACAAAGTTCCCAGCATATGAAAGGGTTGTACTGAGAGAAGGTGAGAAATCTGGCTGTATCTGCCCACCTGTATATGTCAATATGAGACTAACACTGCATTCTTagtctgattttattttcattattttttataacagCTGGTTTCTTGAGACCTGTTGTGATATTTGGGCCCATCGCTGATGTTGCTCGAGAAAAACTCTCCAGAGAAGAGCCAGATCTTTTTGAGCTTGCAAGTAAGTTTGTAAATATATTACAACTGACACAAAACATAATCATagcttcttctctttttttatgtaaatctcttctgtcttgtttttcagAGAGTGAACCGAGAGATGCAGGAACCGACCAGCGTAGTTCAGGAATCATTCGTCTTCATACCATCAAGCAGATCATTGACAGAGTGAGCATgcctcatttttatttaaaatgtgtcataGATTGATTTTTAGATTATTTCATCACAAATTTGTTCTtcatctttccttctctttatTTCATGAAGGACAAACACGCTGTGCTGGACATCACCCCGAATGCTGTGGATAGGCTGAACTATGCTCAGTGGTATCCGATTGTAGTCTTCCTAAATCCTGATAATAAGCAGGGCGTGAAGAACATGAGGACCAGACTGTGTCCAGAGTCCAGGAAGAGCGCCAGGAAGCTCTATGAGCGTGCCATCAAACTGAGGAAGAATAATCACCACCTGTTCACCAGTGAGTGGGCTCAAAATGTTGAAAGACAGGAAAAATAtgaattgtctgttttttttcttttacatgtaTTAACTTAATGAAATTTCTTTCTTAGCCACCATAAACTTGAACAACATGAATGACGGTTGGTACGGAGCTCTTAAAGAGAccatccagcagcagcagaaccagTTGGTGTGGGTGTCGGAGGGCAAGGTGAGAGACGGGCCATCTAGGTTTTGTAAATCTATATCATAGAACAGCGTTATGAGTTCTGTTGGTCTGTCGGAGCCATGGGTTAATGGTTTCACTGCTCTCCTCAGGCGGATGGCACTACAGAGGATGACTTGGATATCCATGATGACCGTCTGTCCTACCTGTCGGCGCCAGGTAGCGAATACTCCATGTACAGCACAGACAGCCGGCACACTTCAGACTATGAggacactgacacagagggtGGAGCGTACACAGACCAGGAGCTAGATGAGACTTTGAACGACGAGGTGGGTCTgcccacggagcccgccatcaCCCGCTCTTCCGAACCTGTGCGAGAAGACCCACCTGTAATTCAGGATACTCCTGGTTACCCTGGATACCAGCACCCAGTGCAGCCTGATCCAGCCAGTCGTATAGACCCTGCTGGTTTCAAGATGGCCGCTCCGCAGCAGGTAAAGTTCATATCTCGCTTTGCAGGCAAGCCACTGCAGGCTGTGCCTGTCAGAGATGGATGTATGGTTAAAAGTATATGACTGCAGAGCAGAGGAATAGCTCCTTTGTGTTCAGTGTCATTTCCTGACCtttgttaaaattaaatgtcCTTTGCTaagtaataaacatgttttagaaGCTACTGGTATGTTATCTAATCAAACCACATTTTTGCAAGTGCATTCTCTGGCTGGTGTAAAACTGATTCAGTATAAGGAAGAAGATCATGGTGTTGGGGtgagctgtactttgtgtgCCCTTGGCAGGCTGTGttataaatgtcttttaacaaTACTTCACAGCAAGATGAGGCTGCTCTGCCCATGCCCTCGTTGCCTCCGACGGTGGTAGCACCCCCTGCTGTTGAGCAGCCTGTACAGCTAGAGGGTATGCACCTAGAGGAGCCGTCTGCTGCAGCCGCAGCTCCTCAGGCTGATTCACTTAGCAGTCCCAGCCCTGCCCCTGAGCTTATTcagcccccaccaccaccacatgAACCCCACCCGTCTGGACCGCCTGGTCCAGAACCAAAGGTACCCGCTGTTTCACCAGCCACTCGGACCGGGCCTGGGCCCCAGCCTGCTGTTTTAACTGCCTGTCTTCTCGCACATGCTTTCCACTCGCTCTCTGCATGACATGCCCACACTGTGTGACTCACTGAGCCCACTGTGTGCCTCTGGCTCCCAGAGAAAATGTGTGACAGACTAGTCCACATGCACCACAGTGGGCTGGGAGACCAGAAGGACTGGTACATCTAAGTCTTTGACCAGGGTGAAGACATCCACAACCAGCCCTAACTGTTGCCTCTTACTTCCTTTGCATGGCTCCTAATGTTTTTTGGGTTCCTTTCAGCTTTAACTTTCCTCTGTAGATGAACAATAGTAGCACTTACAGTGGCATTGTAATGGTAGATGTGTCGTCTGTTGTAGTGCCAGTAGTTTGACATTGCATTAGATGCAAACTGAATGTTGGTTGCATGATGAAAGCTAACCTGCAGACAGTACTATTGGTAATGATTTCCATCAAGCAATTCTCCCTATGGAAAGACAAACCTACATCAACACACTGCATAATGTCTTCTGTTTCATAGTTTTGTCCTGAGTAGATGCCAACAAACCAACCTTCTTCCATAGGAAGTACTGTAACTAGATTTGCTGTCTACAGGCTACACATCATATGTTTGAAACGAGGCCTTTCAGAAATGTACAAATTGCTTGTTAGTCCACtatttataaaacatgttaatgtttaaGATCCACTTGTGAATATTATCATCATTCTTGAAAGGCATCTTGTCAAACAGGCATTCAGAACTGTTTTTGAATAATGGACAAATGTTTGCTTGTGTAATTTGCACTTTGACTTGATGTTTAATTAAATgatgagagattttttttatagtttggtTAACATGTTATGTGTTAATTTTCTTAAGATTTCAGTTTATTTCCCAGtaatgaattgaattgaattattgAAAAAGTTATTCTTAATCTGGTGTTGGGAAATCCTTTTTCCCTGACTTTCTGTCGTTCGACATGGTGGTTGTTAGAAGCTCACAATAATGATGATGTGACAGATGTATTCATTCAGTATCGTTTCTTCACAGATGTACAAGAAAGATCTGTACAATATGGACGAACCCATGCGAATCAACCATGGCCTGAAGCAGTCGATGAGCTACAGTCACCAGCCGCCGTACCAGGACAAACAGCCATACCGTGAATACGACCACCCGCCTTACGGTTACGATGGAGGCGGCTACACAGAACCAAAGCCTCACAACACTGACTCTCACCTGCACTACGACAACCGTGTGCCTCATTACAACGAACAGTGGCCCCCCTACGACCAGCAGACCTCATCTTCCCAGCCCGCAGGTTACCAGCCGGGCCACCAGCAACCCATGGGCTACAACCCCCGGTCCCCTTACGAGGATGGACCAGGGAGGGACTACAGCCCCCCTCAGCCACGCTACGATGAGGCCCCACCTGTGGGGTATGATGGCAGACCACGCCACAGTAAACCTGGACCCATTCGTTATGATGagcctccacctccacccccaACAGGCTATGATGCCCGCTCTCCTTATGAGGCAGAACCTCACTGCTTCCCCATAAATTCACCTCGATCACCGGAGCCCCCAAAGCAGTATTACGGTGACTCTGGTCTGAGGCCCGCCTACATTCCTGGGCCTCCAAACCGGGGCTACAAGCCAGGGATGCATGAGCCTATGGTGAACTCTGAACCTACCATTCCCCCTCCTAAACCAGAGACCCTTCCCTCCCCAGGTGAGCCAGCGCTCACCCCGGGCTCCAAACCGCTGCCCCCACCACCCCGGGAAGACCTGGATGAGGACCCGGCCATGAAACCGCAGTCAGTGCTTAACAGAGTCAAGATGTTTGAGAATAAACGGTCTGTTTCTATGGACAGGGCTAAAGAAGGAGAGTCGCCAGCACTCAGGGTAAGTTGGGTCAAACATTTTCTGTCGTAAAGTGAGACTGGAGTAAGATGCAAGTAAGCACTAAAGAcatcctctctctgcctttcaGCCTGCAGATGTTCCGAAACCTGTGAGTGCACCTGGCCCAGTCCTCAAAGCCAATTCCCTTAGCAACTTGGAGCAGGAGAAGTCCACCTATAGGTATGTAGTCCTCATTACAGCACTCCAGGTTGCAGAATAGGTGGGTGAAGGACAACTCAAAGAACCTTGCAAAAGGCGTCTttgaattcattcattgttgTTTGAGCTCCACCTAGTGGAGCTAAGTCACTTTGCTGCAAGCCAGACTTACAGTATGTGGTGTGCAAAGACTCAAAAGTTATTAGGAACATTAGGAACGAAAGTATTAGctgcaaaatgtacttaaagtattaaaaataaaaataccagAGTGCAGATTGCAGAGTGCAAATTAGAGTGTCTTATTTTTTCTTGCCTGTAGTAGAAAGTAAGTTAGTTTTTGTATCTGATTGCTGACTGTCAGGATACGTTATACACCTACAAACTAAAAGTGGGATTGTTTTGACAATGGattgtgctgcaggaagctgttttatCCTTTTTTGTGGAGTTTCAGTCAGCACCATCAGATCAGTAGCTAACACTGTCACTACTGCTAGCAACAGCAGCTCGGAAgctaaattaattaataatttttaatCAGTAAATCTGTCCACCCATTTTCTACAGTTTATCTGGGTCCAGGTCATATTGTCCCTTTCCATCATGCTGTCATACTTTGCAGCTGTTTCACTTGTTCTCCTTGGCTTTCTCCGCAGAGCTCCTGAGCCACAGAAGCCTCATACTAAACCTCTGGATGATGTAGTGCGTTCCAACCACTACGACCCAGATGAGGACGAGGAGTACTACAGGAAGCAGTTGTCCTACTTTGATCGCCGTAGCTTCGACAGCAAAGCCATGGGCCAGCCCAGTCCTGGCATCAATCGCTTCCATGATCTGCCCAAACCAGCGCAGCTGTCCTACCCATACAACAGGTACAACCACACACCTCACACCAGCAGTACTGTCCTGAGCTCTGTACTCACACCCGCTGCAGAAtcacagttgtttttattaactgCATTGTTTGTGTCAACTTACTGCAGAGTTGAGTCAGTAGAGAAAGTAAGTCCAGTGGAGAAAAGATATGAACCTCTGCCTCAAATCAGCCCCTCCTCTCAGTATGGGCCACCTGCCTCCGCCATCCCACCCAACACGCTGCCCAAACTCAGCCCCAGTGACGGTGAGCTCTCTAACTCTTCCTGTCTGGCtcttatatttcatttaataCTTATCTAGTGTACATAAATATGCAATAATGTGTCATCTCCGCTCTTCAGAGTTGTAGttttgggctgcaactaagcatcgttttcattattaattcatctGTCGATTCAGTCACATCTTCAAAttacttatgttttattatagtctaaaacccaaagatatttagtttactgtcggATAAGACAAATAAATGCCACACTTTCTCACATTTGAGCTGGAAAAAGCTGGAAAAAATgaagcaattaatcaattgattagtcaatcttTAGAAAATTAACCCACCattattctgataatcaattaatcaactaattgtttcagctctaatgttATATGCTGTGTATTTAATGTTGTCAGTCTAGCAGTAaccattttactgttttattgtgcCCACTAAATCAAAAGAGAGCATTATCTAAACTGCCAAATAAAAAGATATAATCATTTGATCAAAACTGTATTTCAGTGATCGTTTCCTTCTTCAATATTTGCAGCGAACTCCATACCTGAGCCGCTGAGCTCGCCCAATCCTAAACCTGAGCTGGCAGCTCTCAGGCCGGCCAGCAGGGACGAACCCGCACCAAGTGGCTACCTGCCCCCGAGGGGTCTCCCCGACAAGTCCCCCGTCAATGGCACTGACACAGCGGCCCCAAAGACCCTTGGTGCTCCCACTAGCTACAACCGCTACGTCCCGAAGCCTTACACCAGCTCAGCCCGGCCCTTTGAGCGCAAGTTTGAGAGCCCAAAGTTCAACCACAACCTGCTGCCCAACGACACACAGGTGAAGACGGACCTCCTCAGCAAGCCCGGTGTGGTGAGCAACAGCGGCGGAAAGCCTCAACTGTCACCACAGCCCCTGGATCACGACAGCGGCCTGGACACCTTCACACGCACTATGGACAACAGGCCCAAGTACCAGCACAATAACATCAACGCCATCCCCAAGGCCATCCCCGTAAGGTAAGACGCTCATAAATTTTACTCAAATCAATCAGCAGCAGGACGAGCAGTAAGTTCTTGGAGAAAAGTTACTGAGGCAGAACGAGACGTGTTTGTTCACAGGGGGTTTACTCTTGTGTCCTCTGCTGTACATTATTCTCTGCCTGCACTGCTTTGACTGATGATACCGACTTCTGTGCCTCCGTCCCTCAGCCCCAGCGCGTTGGAAGATGACGACGAGGATGAAGGGCACACGGTGGTGGCCACCGCCCGGGGGATCTTCAACTGTAACGGAGGGGTCCTGAGCTCCATCGAGACGGGCGTCAGCATCATCATCCCCCAGGGTGCCATCCCCGAGAGCGTGGAGCAGGAGATTTACTTCAAGGTGTGCCGGGACAACAGCATCCTACCCCCCCTCGACAAGGAGAAAGGTCAGTCCCACGCCGCTGTTTCTGTCCTAAAAAGGTCAAAAAACAAGAAGTCACtaaatctgagaaaaaaaagtagataAAAAGTATTTACGGTAAACAggaaggtttttttgttttagtgctAATTTAGGATTTAACTGCAGATatgcatttaaataaatgtttaagaTAAAGTTTCAGCAGCCCCTTCATCAGATAATTGAAAATATGACGTCTAAGTTTATACTTGAACATTTGTGTTGCTGTAAACAAAGAACACTACTTATCTTTATTATGAGGTGTATGAATAGATGGAATATATAAAAAATGGCTGATGCAAAGCCAAGACATGTGGTTATATGTACAGAAAGTAGAGTTACAGTTCTGTTCGCACATATAATAAATCCATAATGTCAGCAGCTATATTTAGAGTATTTTTAATGAACGTTTAGCACCAGAGGAGT is drawn from Thunnus thynnus chromosome 5, fThuThy2.1, whole genome shotgun sequence and contains these coding sequences:
- the tjp1b gene encoding tight junction protein ZO-1 isoform X2; protein product: MITCAFLWVGFLVAVDSTMVNYQKYITVMQLALGVTASNKEHCLPPRKRMWIHPSPTAGSITAASSVSTIQGKPSLRRIKGRIHRSKSLDSIDLLDSNSAAMEETVIWEQHTVTLHRAPGFGFGIAISGGRDNPHFQSGETSIVISDVLKGGPAEGLLQENDRVVMVNAVSMDNVEHAYAVQQLRKSGKIAKITIRRKRKVHVPMGRLGERETMSEHDEEEDSYDEEIYETRSGRSGAYSGVGGAMGRRSGRSSGRRDRERERSGSRERSLSPRSDRRSHNLPPRPAKVTLVKSRKNEEYGLRLASHIFVKDISPESLAARDGNIQEGDVVLKINGTVTENLSLIDAKKLIERSKGKLKMVVQRDERATLLNIPDLDDSIPSANASDRDDISDIHSLASDHSNRSHDRHRSSRSRSPDRRSEPSDHSRHSPPQISNGSHRSRDDERVSKAASTPAKLPEEVPLPKPKESAIAREEKQLPPLPEPKPVYAQPGQPDVDLPVSPSDAPVPSAAHDDSILRPSMKLVKFKKGESVGLRLAGGNDVGIFVAGVLEDSPAAKEGLEEGDQILRVNNVDFANIIREEAVLFLLDLPKGEEVTILAQKKKDVYRRIVESDVGDSFYIRTHFEYEKESPYGLSFNKGEVFRVVDTLYNGKLGSWLAIRIGKNHQEVERGIIPNKNRAEQLSSVQYTLPKTAGGDRADFWRFRGLRSSKRNLRKSREDLSSQPVQTKFPAYERVVLREAGFLRPVVIFGPIADVAREKLSREEPDLFELAKSEPRDAGTDQRSSGIIRLHTIKQIIDRDKHAVLDITPNAVDRLNYAQWYPIVVFLNPDNKQGVKNMRTRLCPESRKSARKLYERAIKLRKNNHHLFTTTINLNNMNDGWYGALKETIQQQQNQLVWVSEGKADGTTEDDLDIHDDRLSYLSAPGSEYSMYSTDSRHTSDYEDTDTEGGAYTDQELDETLNDEVGLPTEPAITRSSEPVREDPPVIQDTPGYPGYQHPVQPDPASRIDPAGFKMAAPQQQDEAALPMPSLPPTVVAPPAVEQPVQLEGMHLEEPSAAAAAPQADSLSSPSPAPELIQPPPPPHEPHPSGPPGPEPKMYKKDLYNMDEPMRINHGLKQSMSYSHQPPYQDKQPYREYDHPPYGYDGGGYTEPKPHNTDSHLHYDNRVPHYNEQWPPYDQQTSSSQPAGYQPGHQQPMGYNPRSPYEDGPGRDYSPPQPRYDEAPPVGYDGRPRHSKPGPIRYDEPPPPPPTGYDARSPYEAEPHCFPINSPRSPEPPKQYYGDSGLRPAYIPGPPNRGYKPGMHEPMVNSEPTIPPPKPETLPSPGEPALTPGSKPLPPPPREDLDEDPAMKPQSVLNRVKMFENKRSVSMDRAKEGESPALRPADVPKPVSAPGPVLKANSLSNLEQEKSTYRAPEPQKPHTKPLDDVVRSNHYDPDEDEEYYRKQLSYFDRRSFDSKAMGQPSPGINRFHDLPKPAQLSYPYNRVESVEKVSPVEKRYEPLPQISPSSQYGPPASAIPPNTLPKLSPSDANSIPEPLSSPNPKPELAALRPASRDEPAPSGYLPPRGLPDKSPVNGTDTAAPKTLGAPTSYNRYVPKPYTSSARPFERKFESPKFNHNLLPNDTQVKTDLLSKPGVVSNSGGKPQLSPQPLDHDSGLDTFTRTMDNRPKYQHNNINAIPKAIPVSPSALEDDDEDEGHTVVATARGIFNCNGGVLSSIETGVSIIIPQGAIPESVEQEIYFKVCRDNSILPPLDKEKGETLLSPLVMCGPHGLKFLKPVELRLPHCASMTPDGWSFALKSSDSSSGDPKTWQNKSLPGDPNYLVGANCVSVLIDHF
- the tjp1b gene encoding tight junction protein ZO-1 isoform X1; translation: MITCAFLWVGFLVAVDSTMVNYQKYITVMQLALGVTASNKEHCLPPRKRMWIHPSPTAGSITAASSVSTIQGKPSLRRIKGRIHRSKSLDSIDLLDSNSAAMEETVIWEQHTVTLHRAPGFGFGIAISGGRDNPHFQSGETSIVISDVLKGGPAEGLLQENDRVVMVNAVSMDNVEHAYAVQQLRKSGKIAKITIRRKRKVHVPMGRLGERETMSEHDEEEDSYDEEIYETRSGRSGAYSGVGGAMGRRSGRSSGRRDRERERSGSRERSLSPRSDRRSHNLPPRPAKVTLVKSRKNEAEYGLRLASHIFVKDISPESLAARDGNIQEGDVVLKINGTVTENLSLIDAKKLIERSKGKLKMVVQRDERATLLNIPDLDDSIPSANASDRDDISDIHSLASDHSNRSHDRHRSSRSRSPDRRSEPSDHSRHSPPQISNGSHRSRDDERVSKAASTPAKLPEEVPLPKPKESAIAREEKQLPPLPEPKPVYAQPGQPDVDLPVSPSDAPVPSAAHDDSILRPSMKLVKFKKGESVGLRLAGGNDVGIFVAGVLEDSPAAKEGLEEGDQILRVNNVDFANIIREEAVLFLLDLPKGEEVTILAQKKKDVYRRIVESDVGDSFYIRTHFEYEKESPYGLSFNKGEVFRVVDTLYNGKLGSWLAIRIGKNHQEVERGIIPNKNRAEQLSSVQYTLPKTAGGDRADFWRFRGLRSSKRNLRKSREDLSSQPVQTKFPAYERVVLREAGFLRPVVIFGPIADVAREKLSREEPDLFELAKSEPRDAGTDQRSSGIIRLHTIKQIIDRDKHAVLDITPNAVDRLNYAQWYPIVVFLNPDNKQGVKNMRTRLCPESRKSARKLYERAIKLRKNNHHLFTTTINLNNMNDGWYGALKETIQQQQNQLVWVSEGKADGTTEDDLDIHDDRLSYLSAPGSEYSMYSTDSRHTSDYEDTDTEGGAYTDQELDETLNDEVGLPTEPAITRSSEPVREDPPVIQDTPGYPGYQHPVQPDPASRIDPAGFKMAAPQQQDEAALPMPSLPPTVVAPPAVEQPVQLEGMHLEEPSAAAAAPQADSLSSPSPAPELIQPPPPPHEPHPSGPPGPEPKMYKKDLYNMDEPMRINHGLKQSMSYSHQPPYQDKQPYREYDHPPYGYDGGGYTEPKPHNTDSHLHYDNRVPHYNEQWPPYDQQTSSSQPAGYQPGHQQPMGYNPRSPYEDGPGRDYSPPQPRYDEAPPVGYDGRPRHSKPGPIRYDEPPPPPPTGYDARSPYEAEPHCFPINSPRSPEPPKQYYGDSGLRPAYIPGPPNRGYKPGMHEPMVNSEPTIPPPKPETLPSPGEPALTPGSKPLPPPPREDLDEDPAMKPQSVLNRVKMFENKRSVSMDRAKEGESPALRPADVPKPVSAPGPVLKANSLSNLEQEKSTYRAPEPQKPHTKPLDDVVRSNHYDPDEDEEYYRKQLSYFDRRSFDSKAMGQPSPGINRFHDLPKPAQLSYPYNRVESVEKVSPVEKRYEPLPQISPSSQYGPPASAIPPNTLPKLSPSDANSIPEPLSSPNPKPELAALRPASRDEPAPSGYLPPRGLPDKSPVNGTDTAAPKTLGAPTSYNRYVPKPYTSSARPFERKFESPKFNHNLLPNDTQVKTDLLSKPGVVSNSGGKPQLSPQPLDHDSGLDTFTRTMDNRPKYQHNNINAIPKAIPVSPSALEDDDEDEGHTVVATARGIFNCNGGVLSSIETGVSIIIPQGAIPESVEQEIYFKVCRDNSILPPLDKEKGETLLSPLVMCGPHGLKFLKPVELRLPHCASMTPDGWSFALKSSDSSSGDPKTWQNKSLPGDPNYLVGANCVSVLIDHF